In one window of Stigmatella aurantiaca DNA:
- a CDS encoding transposase, translating into MHSIRQPAPPARQAAPSPPPDEARRSVTFTGLELLRRVASLVPPPRANLTRFHGVFAPGAKLRPFLVPKQRRRERGVRQRPGRCG; encoded by the coding sequence GTGCACAGTATCCGCCAGCCTGCTCCACCAGCTCGGCAGGCCGCTCCCTCTCCTCCCCCAGACGAGGCACGGCGATCAGTTACCTTCACCGGGCTGGAACTGTTACGGCGTGTGGCGTCCCTGGTGCCTCCGCCTCGGGCAAACCTCACGAGGTTCCACGGCGTCTTCGCTCCAGGCGCCAAACTGCGGCCATTTCTGGTCCCCAAGCAGAGGAGGCGAGAGCGGGGAGTGAGGCAGCGGCCAGGAAGGTGCGGATGA
- a CDS encoding DUF2381 family protein — protein sequence MFRPFTPSFALASLMVGLTAAAQVAPAGRSVVLTGKTGESPLIYLAPGVVTMIRLDARIIPESIQVEGRARFAVVEVGDQSVTLSPAVALGPGEQLALRVTYREDSPSSVVFLLTGQPGTADGLVNVSRPQQTFEACRVELAATREQCEAQAKELEALKARPAALSPAAVALAGFVDKQGMRGGEFRQGCLEARGVELRPARCWGLGGATWSVVVLEVSNTGGKPWAPEWAEVTPAGGEPRRARTVLSGQATIPPDGVVGVAVEVDMPARGEPGEWLRAPHAVRVCNGDGSRCLSVPKVML from the coding sequence TTGTTCCGACCGTTCACCCCAAGTTTTGCGCTCGCCTCCCTGATGGTGGGCCTCACCGCTGCGGCACAGGTCGCACCCGCAGGGCGCTCCGTCGTTCTCACAGGCAAGACTGGCGAGTCCCCGCTGATCTACTTGGCGCCTGGCGTCGTGACGATGATCCGTCTGGATGCTCGGATCATTCCTGAGTCTATCCAGGTGGAGGGCCGCGCCCGCTTCGCTGTGGTCGAGGTGGGGGATCAAAGCGTGACGCTCTCGCCCGCCGTGGCGCTCGGGCCCGGTGAACAGCTCGCGCTGCGAGTGACTTACCGCGAGGACTCGCCCTCAAGCGTTGTGTTCCTGCTGACCGGGCAGCCGGGCACGGCGGATGGCTTGGTCAACGTGAGCCGCCCGCAGCAGACCTTCGAGGCCTGCCGCGTGGAACTGGCAGCCACGCGCGAGCAGTGCGAGGCGCAAGCCAAGGAACTGGAGGCGTTGAAGGCACGGCCCGCAGCCTTGAGCCCGGCAGCCGTGGCGCTCGCGGGCTTCGTGGATAAGCAGGGCATGAGGGGAGGAGAGTTTAGGCAAGGCTGCCTGGAGGCGCGCGGGGTTGAGCTTCGCCCTGCTCGGTGCTGGGGCCTCGGAGGGGCAACGTGGAGCGTGGTTGTCCTCGAAGTGAGCAACACCGGAGGGAAGCCGTGGGCGCCCGAGTGGGCCGAAGTAACGCCCGCAGGAGGGGAGCCGCGCCGTGCTCGCACGGTGCTCTCTGGGCAAGCAACCATCCCCCCGGACGGTGTGGTGGGCGTGGCCGTCGAGGTGGACATGCCCGCGCGAGGAGAGCCCGGAGAATGGCTGCGGGCGCCGCACGCGGTGCGGGTGTGCAACGGTGACGGGAGCCGCTGTCTGTCCGTTCCCAAGGTGATGCTGTAG